In Misgurnus anguillicaudatus chromosome 14, ASM2758022v2, whole genome shotgun sequence, the genomic window ACAAATGACCCGGAAGTCAGACAGGAATACATGAAAACCTTTAGTGATTCAATAAAACCTGGTGAAAGGGTCATTAATGTTCCTGCAGAAGAAAGTCCAGCACTTCAAGAAACAGTTCAAAGTAATGCATGTTCCTTGAAAACACTTGAAACACAAAAGCAAGAATGTAACTTTCCTGAACCACCTCCACCCATAACTGAAACAAGTCTTTTGGATTCAGAAGAAAATACCAACATTAAAGGAACCTCTTCACAAGAGACTGAGACAACAAAATCAACTGTATTTCAATTGGAAGTGGAAAATTTTGACAAGTCAGAAAAGATGTCAAGTAGCAAGAACAAGGGGGAAGTccaatttaaaaaagaaagtgtACATGCAGATGTTTGTCTTTGGGAAACTGGTGACACAGTGAAAACACTGCGGAAGCAGGAAAGTGTTTGTGTAGATGCTTGTCCAGTGGAAGCAGGAAAGACAGCAAAGACCTTTCAAACACAAGACAGTGTTCATGCAGATGTCTGTCCATGGGAAACTGAAGTGCCAGTAAAATTACAGCAGAAACAAGAACCTGGTCGTATTGATGTCTGTCCATGGGAAACAGGGGAGTCAAGCAAGACCTTGCAGAACCAAGAAATTGTCCGAGCAGATGTTTGTCCATGGGAAACAGGGGAGCCAAGCAAGATCTTGCAGAAGCAAGAAAGTCTCAGAGCAGATGTTTGTCTGTGGGAAACAGAGGAGGCAAGCAAGATCTTGCAGAAGCAAGAAAGTCTCCGAGCAGATGTTTGTCCTTGGGAAACAGAGGAGCCAAGCAAGATCTTGCAGAAGCAAGAAAGTCTCAGAGCAGATGTTTGTCCTTGGGAAACAGAGGAGGCAAGCAAGACCTTGCAGAAGCAAGAAAGTCTCCGAGCAGATGTTTGTCCTTGGGAAACAGAAGAGACAAGCAAGACCTTGCAGAAGCAAGAAAGTGTTCATGAAGACGTTTGTCCTTGGGAAAGTGAAGTGGTActgaaatcacagcaaaaaacaaaaagtgtccAGAGAGATGTTTGCCCTTGGGAAACAGGGGATCCAGTGAAGATTTTGCAGAAGCCAGAAAGTGCGCATTCAGATGTCTGTTCATGGGAGGCAAAACAATCACCCAAACAAGCTGTGACACAAGCCAACACCCATGTTGTTACATCAAAAAGGCAAGACAGTGTTCCAGAAACACCAGCAGAAACAGAAGGCAGCACGTTTCAAACTCCCACAGAGAAAAGAGACATAACCATCACACAGCCTGCAGATAAAGGCACAGAAACCACAGAAGAGGTCAGGGTTACCACTCCTCTAGCTCGCCGTGATGCATTATGCCCTTGGGAAATGGAAAGGGGCAGACAAGAATCAATAACAGTGAATGATCATTTAGACGTCTTTACTTGGGAGGAGACAATACCAGAGGAAGATGATGGTGATGCAGAAACTGCTGCGGAGGCCTTCATCTTCCCTCCAGACTTGTGAGGGCAGCATCATTCtgctttatttacattgaatgGACCAATGTCACACAATTCACATAATGATGAACGTCCCTCCACAGAGATTAGCACAATTTGACGTTTTAATTTAAAAAGGGCACGTATGGCAACTTTCAAACTTAGTAGGACATATATAAAGATACCAATGCAGTCTGCCCCACTACACATTCCCTTTGGCCTTTCATTAACACAAAACCCTCGTTTAATATGGTATTGTTTTGTGTCTTCGTGTTTATAAGGCAGTCTTAATTATTTATGCATAGGAAAAACCACCATGTATGTGTAACCTGCAAAACCAAATGCTGACATGCCTGGGGTGGTGGAACATTGGTGGAAAGCtgcatacactgtcaaaaaaaaaggtcaaaatatgtaccctagctgtcactgggctgGTACCCTCTTataaagtacacctttgtacctaaagagtcaCATTATATTGGTACCAATTAAAGCTTATTAGTTACCCTGGAATATTACAGGCTAAATACAATTAAGTAACTTTTacctcactgtaaaaaagattggttggttcaacttaaaaaaataagttaccttgttgtcttaaagagcacctatttcataaaaaactttattttccacataccgtacatttttgtagtttcAGATtccactctcttcctgaaacacgcagatttgaaaagctctgtgtccctgattggccagctaatctgtacgttgtgattggcctgaatacctctaacatcagccggaaatgtgatgctccttaccatgtttgaaagatttggttgccAACAGGAGTGGTTgctaacttacaggctgtgagtccgaagcgggaggaattatgataatgtcggtcttgtctacatcaccaatcccaggaagtaaactgttgcctacaatctgtgtgtttgttgtagtccaagaagagtgatttacgttggagatcttaactcgcgtcattgtttactttaagGTTTGTACTTTTTGCATATTATTAACTTGAaccacacacttacacaccaaaggaaatgtaaaattgtgaatcggacaatagttgTTCTTTAAAAGTTGGAGTTCATTCAACGTAAAAATATTAGTACACTCAAAAATGTTGTGTAAAAattgtgtcaactaatatttttaagttaaattaaaggaatactccactttcataaaagataattgcactagctgtgtgacCTTATgtactaagtaatgcaatttaaactgaattaaaactgcaaactgttgaggtctaataaagtccactatatgaagaaaaatcctggaatgttttcctcaaaaaacgtaatttcttttcaaattttttaatcGAGATTAAtcttatacaaaataaaagtttgtgtttgcataatatatttgtgtgtactgtgtgtaattattattattaaaaaacatgttatttatgtatattttaaaatgtatatatatgatatatataactgtaactgtttttaaatacatacatgcatatgtgtgtatttatatatacaacgtaattacacacagtgcacacacatatattatgcaaaaacaaacttttattttgtatgcaattaatcttttgacagccctactttaaaatgacattttacatTGCGTTTCTATTGTCTCAAAGTACACTTGATCTCGAAATACAGTGGAAGTGTAACAAAATCCAAGGACATTTCTGAACTAGTTTGTTTTGAAGAATACAGTTTTAACTCCCTATTTTAACTATATTAAGGATATTGAGCGTTTACAGATTTAATCTATTTTGTTAACATGGTTATTTACATGTAGCTATCTCTTAAAAATTGCATAggtaataaaaatgacaaaatgcaCAGATCAGTGGTTGATACATGCTTGTCAGTTTGCAACTTCTCAAACCAGGAACATAAAAACTGTGCTTTTGTATTGAGTTAGACTTTTGTAAAAACTACCAGTCAATTTTCAACAGTAACCAGAAGTTTCCATAAACCTCTGTCAATGTAAATatgcaacattttatttttatatgcttGAAAACTGTAAATTGATCACTCAAATAAACTTTTTAGTTGCACCGAGCAGATGTTTTATGTGTAGTTATGCTTCAAACTTAGGATAAATGATCAAACTTTTTCTATTGTAATTTACATTTAGAGAGCTAGAGCTATATTTAATAAAAGGGAATATATTAGAAGATGACACAAACAACAGCCTGAAACGTTTTTAAATACAACATTTATTATGGAAGATTATGGACATTAGAAATCAGTATGTACACAGTGAAGCTGTGGAGTAAGGCACCACCATTCAGAATTACTTGTACCACTGGACAGCCTTAGGCTTTGGTACCTGGAAATTCAGATCCTCAAAATCCTCCTCAGGCTTAAGTTTAGGTCCAGGAATCATGATAGTCTGTTAAATCATAAAGCCAGGATTTTAGGAATTTGATTAGCAATCGAAATGATGAATTATTTGCCTATTATAGAAAAGCATCTCACTGACCTTAATAACCGGATCTTTCGGTGGAGCCCATGCTGGAACAATCTTGCCGTGAAGTCTCCATCGTCCATAGGGGTTGACCAGATGCCTTTCTAGCACCAAATACTCCAAGACGTCTCTTGGTTCCTCCTCATCCCCAAGCATCAATCGACCAAAACGATCATAGATTGCTAATGTCTGAGAGGCaccaagaaagaaaaaatatagtggattaaaaaataacaaaaaacattagaCACATATAATAACACTCTTATACAGTTGATATGCATCTTAGCTCACCTGTCTAGAGTGCATGCGGACAGTCACCTGACCATACAGGTTGCCCTTACTGACCATGTCAGGACATCGAGCATGAACCACACGCGGAGGCTCCAATGACTCGATGAAACGCCACCGCAGAGTTTTATAGCGGTTTCCACGTACCATCTCCTgcaaattaaacatattatGTTCAGGtcgaaaaacaaaacacaaggaAGTTGATGGCTGTTTCTGATAATGAACCAAATGTGaccatgtctgtgaaatccaggttaaactCTCAGAATCTATTTATGAGATGAGGAGCTtcaaaatttgattttaaatcattgatttcaatctgtgACAAGACTTTACTCAGTtaatattaaaaacatcaaGGCTAAATTTAAGTAaaccacaaataaatgaaatcagctgagttttcacagacagggtcacaaataactCCCCAGCAAACATTGAACGTTCCCCAAACGTTAATTTTTAATCTTTGAAAcattcccctaacgttagttttttgTTCTCGAagcgttcccctaacgttaacTTTTTTGTCCACGAAatgttcccctaacgttagttttttgTCCTcgaaacgttcccctaacgtcaGTTTTTTGTTCtcaaaacgttcccctaacgtcaGTTTTTTGTCCTCGAAATGTTCccctagggctgtcacttttgtgaaaaaatcattttcgatttttaatatataagtgttcattgaatcggttgtaaaatcgattttccatgtctaaaaaagacgtttccatttaacgccaaataacagacaaatgcaaagagagcgcctgaaacgcacaagtcagcaatatttcttattcattgtcattaagtttcgtgcagaataaaaaacagcaacagtagtgcaacattctctaaaaaaatatgaagagtggactgctgccataaatgaaaaacattactgcaggttcaaccggctgcttttatgatttaggcaattcaaaaattattttaaataatgattcgatccatttcaaacaactgttcaaaaatgaaactttaaatagacttacttgAAGTTGATAAcatgctgtgtttttttttattaaacgtaaccGACACTTAGTCGGCACTAGGAAGGCATAATGAAATGCGCAAAAAGACTAGGGAcattacaaattattggtcAGGAAAATAATTCGATCAAAATTTTAGTGGTCAAGATCAGAGCGCTTTTCATTCACTATATGTCCATCTGTTGAGAAGACGCACTCCGACCGCACTGATGTCCCAGGGAAACTCAGGTACTTCGTTGCCAGCTGCGTATTTCGTACTGCCAATCTTCCATCTCAAAAGCGGGTCGCTGTCAGCTCGCAAGGGTGGCTCCTTGTCATAACTTATCATCTCCTGTAAGGTCACAATTTCGACGCTGTCTCGTGTAGCACAGGTTTATTGACGTTGTCCTCGAAACGTTCCCCTACCGTTAGTTTTTTTGTCCtcaaaacgttcccctaacgttagtttttggttctcgAAACAttccctaacgttagtttttggttctcgaaacgttcccctaacgttagtttttggttctcgaaacgttcccctaacgttagttttttgTTCTCGAAATGTTCCCCTAATgttagttttttgttttctaaaCATTTCCCAAATGTTAGTATTTTTGTTCTtgaaacgttcccctaacgttagtttttgttCTCGAAAGAttccctaacgttagtttttttGTTCTCGAAACGTTCCCCCAACGTTAGTTTTTGTCCAtgaaacgttcccctaacgttagtgtTTTGTTCTtgaaacgttcccctaacgttagtatTTTTGTTCTTGAAACGTTAGTTTTTTTGTTCTcgaaacgttcccctaacgttagttttttgTTCTTGAAAGTTCCCCTAACGTTTGTTTTTTGTTCTCGAAACGTTCACCTAAACCGTTAGTTTTGTTCTCGAAACTTTCCCATAGTGTTAAGTTTCTGTTCTCAAAatgttcccctaacgttagtttttggtttcCAGAATATTTTATTCCAAGGTTTgattttggttagccaggacaGTTTTCTAATGTTGTAggggaacgttatttttaggttagtttAACATTCTAACGTTAAGAGAAAGTTATTCTAAAATTAGAGGAACGTTACACTAACATAAAAATTATGTTAACTATAACTATAAAATAACTATTTTCAATTGTGAAATGTCAGAGAAAAACTTACAGGGTAACATCGCTCGGTCACCAAAGAATGAAGCTTTTCTTTGTTAAACCTGGAAAGCAGATGAAGaagataataataatgtaaCCTATAAACAGTTTATGTACAAATTAAATCATGAAGTGTAAAAAAACATACTGTGTGAGATTTCCATGTGCCTCTATAAAAATCTCCTGAGCTCGTTCTGCAAACACTTTTGAGGAGAATTCAGGATCGTGTTCCTTTATTTTACGAATCCTGGACAGGTGGAAAACCACAAGTAGGTTAGATGAACATAACCTTGTTAAAATAGTTTAAGGAGACGATAAACACAGAGATGATCCTTACGCCAGCTGCGATGCTGCGCTTTGACGAAGTTGCTCTGTACGTTGTTTCAGACCTTCTTTAGACAATGTGGAAAGTCGAGCATCACCCTCGGGTGGGATATAAGGATCAAAGATGCCCGCTGGGAAGAAAGATCACATACATGGATATTACTTTAATGAATCACTACGTCCCTTGCTactaattatatatatatatatatatatatatatatatatatatatatatatatatatatatatatatatatatatatatatatatatatatataggctatatagcatgcaatatagatTAATATGTGCACCTGTGCATGCGATATTGATTGCTCTCTCCATGTACTCCTGCCGGACCACCACACCCGCTGCCCGGGCCTGAGCCTCCTGCTCGGCGTGTGTTTTCTGTTTGACATTTGTAGCTGGAGGAATGAAATAGCGCTTCTTCGTTCGGATCGGAACCAGCACCGGCTGCGTCAACCGCGCGTCCAGCAGCGGCGCAACGTACTGGAACACATGAGAGGGATTTTACAATGCATCAACATCACATGAGTGGTTAGTTAACGTTAGAGCCATTCTCAAtcttaataaacaataaaatattctttcGTCTCACATTAACACGAACACCTTAAATTCAGGCTGATAAGTTACATGTTCATTAATGCCACAAAACCAGCCATATTGCATATAGACTGTATTGGTTTCAAACTAATTTtctattcatttaaaaatgtaatcattTCATACCTTTATATTATGACATGTTGTTAGATGAAGGGATTTCAGTGTCCTACATATGGACGTCGCCATGTTCTTTCCACATTGATTCTGCTTCGTGTGTCTGAACACGGAGTGTGAATCAATTATCAGCGCCCCCTTAGGCGAGGAGAGGTACTACAGTATCTGAcgccattaaagggatagttcacccaaaaatgaaaatgatgtcatgattttctcatcctcatgttgttctacaCCTGTATAATTTCTTTtatctgataaacacaaaagaaaatattttgatgaatgttaagcacacagttgattgtaaccattgactttcaaagtaggaaaacaaataaagagaatgtgttttctataccaagaaagtcaCAAGATGAAAACTACTATTTTCtgttcacatagcatctttaggttataataacatcattttatcataaaaactgattttttccccacaaaatgcaataaatcgattgaatcaaaaacaaatatgcattcatctttgcaatgttatattcatttagttgactagtggtatacactgataaaaaaatattaatggcatacatcaaaacacttactttatcATACTAAGAACACAGTCATTGCTGCTGtaatccttgggacgtcgtcactgaacttttttgacagctatcagctgtaaatgttttggtcctgcttgattttcgttgactttgagtaaaataatagcaagatttttataagatcccctggggtcaacgTGTGTTAGGATGACAAGAGCTTGATGCTGTGGGGTGAGAATAAGCAACAGCCGGGgtctctcgcgtaaattattcgattttgatggtcTACGTTTCTTCctcatcacagaaaaccaccacaggtttattaatgccatcaaaattactattttgtgtttgtttgtttgatgatcacaaagtacaaagtagatgaagaAAACTAAGATTCTGCGTGTATTCAAAGAgcctccattgttgtttacaatgcatggaatggtgcactgtgattggttaagcggatttattgcactTTGCAGAGAAGGAAAACTGGCGTCCTTGTCACagtttggaaaaaagggagaaaagatgacagcataacacggcggatatcagattttgcttaaaaaaaagaagaatttattttttaatactaacctgatacaatactgattttagCGATAACTAATTTTTtattatggaagtattttgGTGggaagcacacagttgacggtacccattgaattccatcgtagTTGTTtttactactatggaagtcaatactCACAATCAACTGTGCGCCCATCATCATCCATCAAAATATCCTCCCCCGCGTTCATCAGAAAAACGAAATCCATATAGGtccagaacaacatgaggatgagaaaatgataacagaattttcatttttgggtgaaatatccctttaacgTAATGTGGGTTTTATGAATTGCTTTTTTACATGCAATGcgtattttttaaacaaatcattaaagaaACTATTATTATAATAGCAGTTGAATAAAATGTTCAGTATTTGGTAATACTGGAATATGCAGATGACCCATTCTGGACCTTGGGCAAGCTCCATTGCACATAGTATCTCTTGAAATATGTGATTTCTTTATTTCCTACTTTCTATGTTTTCTTCATGTTTTTGCAATAGTGTTTTTTGACTCACTTTTCTTGACCTTTTAAGGTCTGGTATTTAAAATAGGCTAGACATCCAAGTAAAGGCTAACTTTTATTACTTCTCATCTTTTATCTCTTCAGTGTcctaatattaaatatttattcttCTGATAAAACAATCATCTTTCAATCTATCTGATCTATTGCGCATGCTTGAAATAGCATTTACATTTGTATAACAATTTACAAGTATAGGATCCAAAGTCATTTGACTATAGCACAAAATATTGcttacattaaagggatagttcacacaaaaacgaaaattctgttattatttactCCCTCTCAAACTTCattttcatcagaacaaagaaatttataaaggtttgtaacaacatgacagtaaatgatgacagaattttcgttttttttgggtgaactatccctttaagaataaTCACACCCCATGCAAAATTCCATTCTTACAACACATTTGTGCTCATCTTTTTTTCTCATCTTCTTTAATGAACATCAATTGTATCTTTAAACAAAGCACAATTCAAGGAAGGATTCAGATACAGAATTTGTTAACCATGATCTCACATTAACAAGCCATATTAGATTATTCATTCTCTGCGTCTACTTTTCAATAAGGCTAATATGAGCCTATTGAATCTCATCATTTACGCTTTTGTCAAAAATCAGTGACCATGCCCTTTAACAATCACAGAATAACCAATTTAAGGCCTCTGGGTTTAATTATGAGTCCTGAATTCTGAACTGGGCCTATTTGCTATTCAAGTGTGATTGCCACAacagtaaaataattattaaatagaTCTTATAAAATGTTTCACTAACAGCATTGTATTATCATGATATATGCTAATGACACATTAAACTTTTTGTGTAGTTTATCTTTCCATTCTATTCATTTTTCTTTGCAGTTATTGAAGGGATGAACATTTGGAGGTATGTTAAACGGGTGGTATTCACATACGGGAGACAAGGGCAACGATCAGAGagaatattcatgtatatataATCACATTTGAGACTATTGAAGTTCTCAGAATTAGTGCTTTCAGTATACAATATACACACAGTACCATGCTTGTGTCTTCTGTCCTAACCGTTACTAACGATGGGATTCAGAGCCGTTACCATAGAGTCCACTTAGTCACCAGTGTATCCCAACCCCATTCTGCCCAGTCACAAAGCCGAGGATtctgggtaaaatgtgtatatagccattactaataaaacagactgattttgtacaaaataaaaaaacttaaaattgtGCCTACATCAACATCATGCGTATTTGTATTGGTGAAATGAAGGAGAGATAGATGATTGTGTAATAATACCAATGTATGAGAGTGGTGCCATATTGACGGAAGAATGTACATGCATTACCAGCTCATAAAACAACACATGGAGAATCTCGTTTCAGTCATAGCTCTGCTCGAGTGCGCTTGTGCCTCCCACTGGCGGAATGGGGAACTACACCACACtcgtgagtgagtgtgtaacaGTCTTGCATCCTAGACTCTTTATTGGGTAATTCATAAGATGAAAGTTGCAGTTTTATAATTATTTCCATTTTTGCTGAAGATGATGCTCATTTAGGAGCGAGTGACCAGGTCAGGGTGGGATCAAGAGTTCGGAGGTCAGACGGGAGGCGCTTTCCGCTGCAGCAGGTAGTGGTGGATGTCGTCCGCATCCTTCTTGAGCCAGGCAGCGTTCAGGAGAATGTTCTCGCAGCACTGCTGTACCGTGCGTTCGGCTGCCGGTGCGTGATGACTTTCAAAGAAGCTCTGAAAACAAAGCACCACAACATTTCGGTTAACTAAGGGCCGATTCACACTGGCTGTGTGGCGTATCTGTTGCATGTCAGTTGCATGGCGGCTGCGTCGCGTTATCTGTGTCTGTACATACCATAAGCATGCcctacaaagattaagtgcacgcattgaaaaaagacaggtatgtattaatcatctaagttgaggtaagaacatagtaaaatattgaaaaactgtggtgttttttcCCTTAAAGCAAGTCTTCATGTCAAGGTACCCTTTAACATTTTAGATAAATAGAAAATGATGACACTTACTTTAACTTCAGCAGCCATTTTATCTATTGCAAAACCCTCCACTGTCAGCTGCAGGGAAAAAACATGAAACAACCGTCAACTACCGACTGTATCAGATAAATAATGTGTGTACTTCTTATAATTAtatacattaaatgcatttatacACACGTATGTATTTTGTGTTTCTGTTAGTGTATTGCAATTGTTTCACCTTGATGAGTCTTGATATGAGGAAGCCGCCCTGGTAACGGTTATGAAGTTCTTCCCAGTTGTCCCTAACAAATTTCCACGCAGCTTTGCGGCCCTGTTTGCTGCTTCCAGCGACTCCCCCAATTACAGAGACGGTGTCCTGGGGCCGAACGTCCTCCTAAAAATACACAGCCACACACTGTCACTGTTCACACTTCTAGTGTTTTTTCCCGTAAGACTCACATATGAGTGCTTCTGAATGACGTGATTTCTTTTAAAACTCGAATTAAATGAGAAAGATGAGAATTTATTGATCCACTGGCCTGGAGGGCAGAAACAATAAAGGTCCTTTAGTAAAAAAAGACAGAGCGTGAAACAAAACAACCATCTAAGGAACAGAAAGTACTTTATATTGTGCAATAGGTTATGTGAATCAGCTGCATAATGCAACAGTTGTGTCAGAAATGTTGGTGCATATAAAGGTCAATGCAACTGTGATTGGGTATATACGGATGGATATATGTGGTTTGAACAAAAGTGAAGTAAGTTAGACCACCCTTGATCAGATTCACCTATTAAAATTGTCATTCTTGTCCCGCTAATACTTTTCCAATGCTTCATGTTTCGtttcatttgtttatatatttcacaCTCATGGAAAATGTGATTCTAATCCTGTAATATTCTCAAAAAGCTGACCTATTTACTCCAGTAAGGGTGTATGTGTTTATGCATACCGACAGGGCGAAGTTAAGCACTCTCTGGATGAGGTCAGGGGCAGGGATGGCTCCCAGCACTCTCTCAATGCGATTTTTCTCCTCCTGCATGTCCGCCTGCTTATGAAGCTGAACAAagaaatgcacacacatgctgtCTTAGTTCTATTTATAGTCGTGCGCAAATTAAAATGCGGTGCGAATAAGAAATGAGGCAATCGTCACCTTTAGCATAGTGTCAAGTGTTGTGCTGTCTCCGTGCTTGAGAACTGTTAAATACACCTAGGTTGAGAAAAAACAGATGTTCGCATGTAGATAGTGAATAAATGATCTTCAATGTCTGCTCTTCATTGCATTTACAAGACGTCTGTGTTATGAGTTGTAATGAAGGAGGTGATAAAGAACTCACTGGACTTCTGAGGTCTGCAGACAGGATGTGTTTACCCTCCGCATGCTCTTTGAATCTCCGCCGGGCCTCCTCCAGAGTGGGCTTATGTCCCGCTTTACCCAGCTTGCCCAGTACCAGACCCCGCAGCAGGGCATCCAGATGccctgaaagagagagaggcaaaaaaacatgtttagtcATTAAAGTactaaacatttaatttgaacactgcaattttattttatatttacatggTATATCCATATTATGCCACCTTGAACGTTTAAACTGTGAGTACTGATTAAAATATTGACAAAATAAATATGCAAGGGGCTGCAAAAACATAACTACGCCTGAGGGTTTCTGTAGGCACAGATTCTTTGTGGACCTGCATAAGACCCAACGTTTACACATCAACACCCATCCGGCATTCGGCGATTAGGCAGGGGCATTGTTATTCACTTCACATACAAAAGAGCATTCAACCCGTGATGTCTTAAAGGCACAGTAACAAATAAAACCAATCCGACTGGCTCTCACCTTCACCAGGCTTACTATCCCACCCCAGTTTCAGTCCGATAGGGGTGAAGAGATCTCGGATGAACTCCTGAATGTCCTCGTGGAAGTCGGTGTGTGAGAGCAGAGAGGACAGAACACCCAGATTACAGCTCAGGTCACTCCACACTGTGTAGTTTGGCTCATTCACAAATGCTTCCATCACTTTCAACACCTGCACAGTACTGATCATACCTGCAC contains:
- the mrpl45 gene encoding large ribosomal subunit protein mL45, which codes for MATSICRTLKSLHLTTCHNIKYVAPLLDARLTQPVLVPIRTKKRYFIPPATNVKQKTHAEQEAQARAAGVVVRQEYMERAINIACTAGIFDPYIPPEGDARLSTLSKEGLKQRTEQLRQSAASQLAIRKIKEHDPEFSSKVFAERAQEIFIEAHGNLTQFNKEKLHSLVTERCYPEMVRGNRYKTLRWRFIESLEPPRVVHARCPDMVSKGNLYGQVTVRMHSRQTLAIYDRFGRLMLGDEEEPRDVLEYLVLERHLVNPYGRWRLHGKIVPAWAPPKDPVIKTIMIPGPKLKPEEDFEDLNFQVPKPKAVQWYK